In Silene latifolia isolate original U9 population chromosome 6, ASM4854445v1, whole genome shotgun sequence, the genomic window ATTCTCATGGTAGGGGTTTAGGCTAACTTCTTTAAGGTATGAAACTATGGAGTGATAGAGGAGGGAGATGgtttagggttagagaaagagaaactgtcgaggaaatgaggaaatagaaatgaatctcgcgaactcacATTTATAATAACGCATCGACAgcaaccatactcggtcgagtatagtgacactcggccgagtagactccactcggtcgagtattggtaatactcggccgagtggtctccGCTAGGTCGAGTGACAAACCCATATGTCTCCTATTACAAGTCTGATCCTACACCACTCATCCCTAAGGTCggtttggtcaacaagatcggtcgACAACGTTCCTAAAGATCCTGGGTGTTACAGGCGtactactaattaggtccaggagtagcttcagttttgctgcatcaatcacatgtcccatgatggtgacctggtcgacgggcagcggcgtatctggtactattggcatcccgtactccggttgaattacccggccggtggagggctgcgcaactccagaattgtggacggtatcatcttggcagaattcggtttcgtcagtcacgaatacctcttgttgttttgacatcttcttagctttttaggtgggtttttgtttttttgtttgggaatgaatgtgactagcttctaatatcttttccccacagacggcgccaattgttccgggtgtaattccagagcagttatttgttaccacccgtgcttgtagaatgacgtctttggctGAATCCttctttcggtctcctgaaacagtgaacaaactgagggctcggctttggaccgagcgaactcactccgacgctcaagtcagtaaacttagagagataagttgttgttacttggcgaagtatattttgtagagagataaggaagatattaccagatgaataatgattcttaggttaaattgtggatccttttctcaatgagggttgatgagtatttatagactttcaccttttgtcacgtagtggccaagtggctagcaggtggaaagactgatctaccctcggccgagggacccatggcaggccggcgggccctgttgactcgccgccgaggggtcttggatacgagttcgcggatgtgtgccccggctggctagttgccccggccgggacccaagagacaggccgacaggatgcgtcggttaggctgtctaagccgttgacttgctgtggatatctttgaccttgctcaatatgttgacttggtcagcgggtgcagaatatgccccatcacttttAATTATCAGCTTGAACTTTTGATTGACACGTATTTTTATTGTTTTAAGCAATCCCTAATCACGTAAAAATGTGGTTCATCATATAGATTGGGAAAAATTAACATTGTTAGTAGTATCATGATTAACATTGTTATTTAATCGTGCAGTTCTGTTCCAAAAACAATAGATCGTTACATCCAAGCTAGCAATGTTAATTTGAATCAACCGGATCACCCATCTATTTTTGTTGCCCAGACTCAGGTTTGAATGAATTCGTactttcttcttttttctcaaGATGAAATTCATAATTATTTTGTGAGGTGATATAGCTTCATGTAAATTATGTAAgcttaatataatattttatcgTACCTAAAATTTCTTAGCctaataattaaaaatatataTAGTAAATATTGATCCCAAGTTCGAATCTCTCAACCTCCATATCTTACAACGTCCATGCATGTAGCTCTCTTTACATGTTGATTGGCTTCTTAACTTTTTTTTAATCATAATTTTCTAGGCAACTAATTTAATTTCCAAAAGATTAGTATCCTAAATATTTTGTTATAGTTACATTCATGTTTTTGAAACAATAACCTCAGATTAATTATCATATCTTATACCATGCATATATGCAGAGTTGGTACCAAGAAATGGAACACTTGAAGTCAAAATGTCAATCTCTTAAAAAACCCCAAAGGTAGTTTCCAATTTGAGATGTTCAATATAGAATTAGACCGGGCTTATTAAACCGTCTTACAGTATGAGACGATTCTCTTATTGATTAAACACTCATTTATTACTATCAATAAATTAAATGAGTATTGGTGGTTTAGTAATAATTAGCCTTTTTATTAATGGTTTAGGAATATGTATGGAGAAGAACTTGAAGGTTTAAATTTGAATGAGTTGCAAAACCTTGAGAAGCAAGTTGATGGAGCTCTAGCTCGAGTCAGGCAAAGAAAGGTGGTGTATACAATCTCCGTATTTTTAATCAGTTAGTCTCTTGTAATCCGTTTATAtataaaaagtaataaaataaaagCAGAAGACAGTAACCAAAACATACATATTTTATactataattttaattttttaaaataatttaggATTGTCCTACACAAATATTTTATACCTTGTTTGATTAAATAGGAGCATCATCACAAGCTTAATGATTTGAACAAGGAATTGGAGTTTAAGGTAGAAGACCATGGACATTTTTTTAGGCCAATAAGCGATTCAAGTCATTCAACTACAGGATACATCCCATTTATGCTTCCTTCTCAATCTGCTGCCTTTGATTCCGACTCTGCTATGTTTCAGTTCGGTCACAAACCTCAATTCGAACCCGAAACCGGGTAAGTATATACTCACTCCACCTATTATCCTAACATTCAAACAAGTTATATTTGTACTAGGAACGATGTACAAGAGCATTGTATAACCATAACAATTCTAAATGAATATTTGTGTATTTTTTCCGAGTGTTTATAATTTTTcatttatattttaatattttgatGTCAAACATTAAAATCTGATTGAGCTTACATATACTGTTGTTAAGGATTGAATCCCTTGATTAGGGTTAGGTTTCTCATTAATTATATATAGTTAGTGTACAAACTATCTTAGCTATAATTAGGGGATACACTTACCTAATTTACAAGATACTAGCTAACTAATAGGAAGATATTATGCTAACTAATATTTACATAATATACACTAACTAACACGCCCCCGCAGTTGGAACGGGAGGAGAACGAACGCTCAAACTGGAGCAAAAACGGGTGAACAGAGGACGTGGAAGAccttttgtaaaaatgtccgcgTATTGGTATTCGACTGGTATATGTAAAACGCGAACTTCGCCCAGCTTTACTTTGTCCCGAACAAAGTGAATGTCTAGTTCCACGTGCTTAGTGCGTTGGTGCTGAACTGGGTTGCCGGATAAATAAACCGCGGAAACATTATCGCAAAACACAATAGTGGACCGTTGGATTGGAACATTCAGCTCAAGTAATAAATTTCGTATCCAACTAGTCTCGGCAACAGTATTGGCCACGCCGCGATATTCGGCCTCGGCACTTGATCGGGAAATAGTGGCCTGACGCTTAGACGACCATGAAATAAGATTGTCACCCAAAAATACACAATAGCCGGACGTTGACCGTCGTGAGTCAGGGCACCCACCCCAGTCGGCATCGGAGTAAGCAGTAAGGTTCAGTGACCGAGATGGGGAGATGATGATGCCGTGACCAGTTGTGCCCTGTAGATAGCGAAGAATTCGCTTAAGGAAATGAAGATGCGGGGCACGAGGATCATGCATAAAAAGACATACTTGTTGCACGGCATAGGAGATATCGGGCCTTGTAAATGTAAGATATTGTAAAGCACCTGCAAGGCTGCGATATAAAGTGGGATCGTCAATAGGTGGACCGGAATTGGCACTGAGTTTGGAGCCGGGATCCACGGGAGTATGGCTGGGCTTGCATGAGCTCATTTTGGCTCGGTTAATAATGTCACGGGCATATTGCTCTTGGGATAGAAAAAGACCAGCTTTGGAACGAGTTACCTTAATGCCAAGAAAGTGATGAAGAGTTCCAAGATCCGTCATTGCAAATTCCCGAGATAATGTAGCGATAATGGACCGTATAAGAGTTGCACTCGAGGCGGTAAGAacaatgtcatcgacatatagtAGTAAATATGCAGTGCCCGTGTTCGATTTGTATATGAATAAGGACGGGTCACATCGACTACTGATAAAGCCCTGGGAAATAATAAACGTAGCAAATCGATGATACCATGCCCGAGGGGCCTGTTTTAGGCCGTATAAAGATTTCCGAAGCTTGCACACATGATTCGGGGCAGAGGGATCAACAAACCCGGGCGGTTGATGCATATAAACTGTTTCTTCCAAGTCACCATGTAAAAAAGCATTCTTGACATCAAGTTGATTAATAGGCCATGACCTGGATACAGCTAGACTCAAAATAGTGCGAATCGTCGTTGGTTTGACAACCGGGCTAAAAGTTTCATCACAATCAATACCGACCTGTTGTGTCTTACCATTGACGACGAGCCTTGCCTTATAGCGCTGTAGTGTGCCATCTGCATGAAATTTATGACGATACAACCAAAGACAGCGAATAATAGATGCATCATTAGGTTTCGGGACCAAATCCCATGTATGATTGTCCTTTAATGCGGTAAATTCGTCAGTCATAGCACGTTTCCAGTTGGGGTCAGCTAGGGCGAGGGTAGGGGACTTGGGTAATGGGGATATGGAGGATGTCGAGGTGAGAGCTTTAGGCTTAAAGATGCCGTTCATTGCTCGGGTAGACATAGAGTGAGTGGGTATGGGGTTTTGACGTGGTGGAGggggaggtggaggtggaggtggagatGGAGAGAGGGAGGCGGAAGCTGTTGGTGGGGAGGAGGAGCTGCTGGAAGGGGTAGTAACGGGTGGATTAGGAGTAGTGGGTTCAGTGGTTGGAGAGGGTGTACGGGTTGGGGTAGGGGATGGCGGGTTGGAGGCAGGGGGGATGGGTTAGGGTCAGGAGTGTCGGGGGGGTTGTTGGGTTGGGCTGGTGTGCAAAACTGGTCAAGGATGAGGGGGTTTAGGTGGTCCGAGGTGGGGTCAAGGAAGTGATAGGAATTGGGTTTGGGGCAAGGGACAGATGCATAGGGAAAAACCGATTCCGCGAAAGTGACATGACGGGAGATGTAGACACGACCAGAGGACATATCAAGACAACGATAGCCCCGTTGATTTGGGGGGTACCCAAGGAAAACACATTGGAGGGACTTAGGGGCGAGTTTGTGTGGGCGAGTGGCGGAAATGTTCGGGTAACAAGCACACCCGAAGACTCGAAGGTGGtcatatgacgggtttttaaggTAGAGGATGGATGTGGGAGTTCGAAATTTGAGAGTGGAGGTCGGAAGAATGTTATGAAGGTGTGTGGCGGTATGAAGAGCATCGACCCATAAATTTGGAGGTAGAGAGGCATTTTGGAGGAGGACAAGGACAATGTCATTGAGACGACGAATCATTCTTTCGGACTTTCCATTTTGAGGGGAGGTTTATGGACACGAGAATCGAAACACAAGTCCATTTTTGTTGGCAAAATCGGTGAAGGCTGCATTGTCAAACTCACGACCCATATCACATTGGAATGACTTAATTTTTGTGTGGAATTGAGTGAATACAAAACTAGCAAATTGTGTGAATTTATCGAAGACTTGTGATTTAAATTTGAGCGGATAAACCCATACAAATTGAGAGAAATTGTCGATTAAGACCATGTAGTATTTAAAGCCAGTTTTACTTAATAAAGGGGATGTCCAAAGATCACAATGAATGATATCAAAAGGAGCTAATGAATGCGAAGTGGAATCATAAAATGGAAGACGTTTGTGTTTACTTATTTGACACGACGGGCATAAATTGAAATCATGAGTCTTATTACAAGAAATACGACGCTGAGAACTTAAAAGACTTAAAATTGATGACCCGGGGTGACCAAGACGGGAATGCCAAACATCTTGACCGTGAGTAATGAGAGCTTGAGGCGACTTGGACGGACTCGAGGAAGGGTGTGTAGACACGGGATAAAGTTCTCCGTCACTGTCACTCCGCATAATCAGTTTCCCAGTCGGAATATCCTTCACAGAAAAGCCAAAAGGGTCAAATTCGACACTAACATTATTATCTTTGGTAAATTGTCTGACGGAAATTAAATTCTTTATAATGTTAGGGGTATGGAGAATGTGTCGTAAATGCAAGGTACGGGAATTTGTGGTTAGGGTCGAGGTACCCGAGCCTAAAACTGGAATGCTATTCCCGTTTCCGACATAAATCGAACGAATTTTACTCGTATTAAGAGGATTAGCAATCATACCTGGGTCGGAAGTGAGATGAGATGATGCACCCGTATCCATAAACCACGGGTCAGCCTGATGTTGTATGGAGAGTGCTTGGAAAGCCTGACTGAGGTCCGTTGGTTGAGGAGGCTCGGAGTCCAACACATAAGCTTGTCCCTGATTTCGAGGGGCCTGATTTCGTGGGTAGTAAGAGGGAGGCCGAGGGGATTGGGTTGGCCAGGGAACCCAGCCGGGTTGTGTTGGGTAGGGGCAGGGTGGTGGGACCCAAGCAGCGGGCCAGGAGGGTGGTGGTCCCCACTGTTGTGGGTAGGATACGGCCTGAGGAGCCGAGGTGGTGGTGTAGCGAGGTGGGttattgttattactattgttgcgattgttattattagaattattattgTTGCGACGATAACGattattattattggaattattattactattctGTCGTGGAGGGGGAGGGGTGGCCTTAGGAGGTTGGTCAGTCCACGAATCAGGGGGGGAGGCGGCAGGAGCAGCCAATGCCGTGGGAGGCTCGTCACGGCCAGATTTACGATGGAGTTCTAATTCAAGCATACTGCGAGCAGTTTCGAAACTAGGCATGGTTTGATTAATATATGATGCGACAGTGtcatattcattggttaggccacGTACCAGTTGAATGACAAGGCGGCGGTCGGAGACGGCGGCGTCGACATCTTTAAGCATCCCGGCCAATTCACGGAGGCGTTGACAGTATGCCTCAAGTGATGGCATGCCTTCGAGACGGAGCGAATGAAATTCGGCCTCGAGAGCGGCAGCACGAGCACCCTTATTATTTGTGAAAATGTTTTCGACCCGCACCCATGCTTCACGGGCAGTAGACTCATCTTCCAAAATGCGAGGGAGGAGCTCGTCACTCATGGTACCATAGATCCATTGCAAGACATGTGCATCGATTTTGACCCAAGTAGCATGCGACTCATCGGTCGTTGGTGGAGCAGGCGTCCCATCGATGTGGGATAGAACGTCATGACCACGAGCATGTAACTTGAAAAGGCGAACCCAAGATGCATATGTAACTTTCGTGTCGTCAAGAACACGAACCTTGTTTTGGATGTTGGTGACCGTAAAAACGGGATGTAGAGGAGATTTTGAGGAATTGGAATGAGAAGAGTCGGCATCAGAGACCATGGTGgctcgctattttcgaaaaaatAGGGCTGATGGCGACGGCAGGCACAGTGATCGAGGAAGGAGATCGAAATTTCCGTTCTTAGCTCGATACCATGTTAAGGATTGAATCCCTTGATTAGGGTTAGGTTTCTCATTAATTATATATAGTTAGTGTACAAACTATCTTAGCTATAATTAGGGGATACACTTACCTAATTTACAAGATACTAGCTAACTAATAGGAAGATATTATGCTAACTAATATTTACATAATATACACTAACTAACAACTGTATTATTTTTGAATTTCATTACAATTTTTAAGTTCAATATTTTTATAATGAAGCTCAAATCCTTTCAAGTAAAGCTCGTAATTTGTAAGTGTAAGCTCGAGTCATGCTTTATAAAGCTCGAATTCTATACTATACAACTTGTATAACTGGTTATATAATCTACTTACTGATCTTGATCCCACTGATGAATTATGGAGATTAGCAGGGACACTTGCTTTCGCTGGACATTCAGacttttttttgagttttttttttttttttttaaattcaccTTGTGTCATTACGTACTTAATAATATTTGAATGAAATTATTGATAATAAGAGTTTCGGATTGCGGCGATGAACAGGTATCCTAGCCAGTATGCTGTTAAAGTGAATGATGAGGGAGCAGCATCAAGCCAAAGAGGAAGCTTGGCTAATGGTGATGATAGTAGCTTTAACCAGGCAGGCTGGTTGCTTCAGCCTAATCTCTTTGCCTCTTAATTATTAGTAAAGTACCATTTACGGctgccaaaaaaaataaaataaaataaatattaactatataaataattttatttatcaAGTGTTACAAACTATTTATATTTTTCGTTCCAATCGTCCTCATTGTGACTGTAAGGTTCACAATTTTCTTTTTGTGTTCGAGTGTGACGTTAATTGGATTAAGCTCGTGAAATCGAGCTGAGTAGATATGAGAGTTTATAACAATGAATTTAGGTTTATTATCTAAATTTGAATTCTTTATTTCCTTATGTCAACCAAATTAAATATTGTTCAAGGGGAAAATTTTTGGTGTCATTCGGGAGGACTATATTCCTTACACCTAAAcctttataatattttatttggtgaattGTCTTTAGATATAAGGAGAACGATCCTACCGAAAAACACAAGAATTTTTCATTCAATGGACCCTTCATGGCTGGTGTGTGAGCCAGAATCACAACACCATAGAATGAACAAGGAGTACTACTTTTTGGGCTCGATAAGGCCTTGTAAAAGCAGGCCCACACAATtacaaaatatgc contains:
- the LOC141658481 gene encoding agamous-like MADS-box protein MADS3; the protein is MGRGKVKLMLIPNKISRQVTFTKRRNGLIKKAYELSVLCDAEIALIVFSSRGKLYEFSSLGSVPKTIDRYIQASNVNLNQPDHPSIFVAQTQSWYQEMEHLKSKCQSLKKPQRNMYGEELEGLNLNELQNLEKQVDGALARVRQRKEHHHKLNDLNKELEFKVEDHGHFFRPISDSSHSTTGYIPFMLPSQSAAFDSDSAMFQFGHKPQFEPETGYPSQYAVKVNDEGAASSQRGSLANGDDSSFNQAGWLLQPNLFAS